The genomic region GTGACAGAAACTATACAGGATGTGACACACAGTGAACAGCAAGACAATGACGATGAACAAAATGGAGACAGAGAAACCAATGTAGGAGAAGGGGTACATCCAACAGAGACACAAATTGAGATTGAGCACAATGCTGTATATGATAATCCTGTCATCATTGACAGTGTAAAGTTGAAACAGGGACAGACTGTAACTTTTATGAAAAGGAATGAGGATGTCCCTATGAGAGCAAAAGTGCTTGGCAGAGCAGGCAAAGCCACAGGCCAGTATAAAAATTGGTATAATCTCCAATATATTCAGTCTGATGGTAGCGACGGTGAAAAGGAAGCAGTTGATATGTCAGGTGTTGATCATCTCAACATTGAATCGGGAGTCATGAATGATGATGTACTTATTACAAAAGACATATCATTTGATGCAGCTAAACAGGAAGAGATCAAAAGCTGGTATGACAATGATGTTTTTGTGGAGGTAGAAGATACAGGCCAAAAGAGTATTTCTACTCGATGGGTATGTAGTCTCAAAGAAAGTGACAAAGGTATAGTACCTAAAGCCAGACTCGTTGCCAGAGGCTTTGAAGAGTTTAATATTCAAGAGCTACAAAAAGATTCACCAACTTGTGCATCTGAATCCCTCAGGTTGCTGTTGACCGTGATTTGTCAAAATCAGTGGAAAGTCCATTCTATGGACATAAAGTCAGCTTTTTTGCAAGGCATGGAGTTATCAAGGGACATTTATGTCCGTCCACCTCTAGAAGCAGGCAGAAATGGAATgttgtggaaactaaaaaaatgtgtatatggTCTTGCTGATGCATCACTATATTGGTATAACAGAGTCAAAGAAACAATGGAGAGCACAGGTATCAAGTATCAGAAGTGGATCCTGCAGTCTTCTACTGGTTAGACGAGAAAGGCAAAGTTACTGGTGTGCTTGCATGCCATGTGGATGACTTTCTATGGGCAGGTTCATCAGACTTTTCTTCTGATGTGATATCTCAACTTCAGTCAGCATTCCATGTTGGACGTGAGGAACACGACAATTTCCGTTATGTGGGAATGGATATTGTTTCTGTTAATGGTGTGATACAGATGCATCAGCACGGCTATATTGAAAACTTGCAACCGATTCACATCCAACCAGCGCGTGCTATACAGAGGGATTCACCTGTAAATGAAACTGAAAGAGAGCAACTTAGGTCTAAGATAGGACAGATCTTGTGGGTTGCTAAACAGACGAGACCTGATGTAATGTTTGACTCGTGTTGTTTGGCATCCAGTTTAAAAGATGCCACAGTGCAATCTATTCATGATGCAAACAAGGTCATTCGGAAACTCAAAGCTGACAAGGTGACACTGAAGTTTCATCATTTGGGGAATGGTGATTTAAAACTAACCCTTTTCAGTGATGCTTCATTAGGAAACCTCCCGGATGGCGGTACACAAGGTGGTACATTGATCACCCTTATGGGAGATAAAGGAAAATTTTGTCCTTTTAGTTGGCAATCCAAGAGGATTAGACGGGTGGTTAGGAGCACCCTCGCTGGTGAAACACTTGCAATGTCAGACGGTATAGACAATGCTGTTTTCCTTGCAGCACTCTTCTCTGAGCTTACCACAGGGACTACAAAACTTAATGCTCCTGGGTTGGTCTGTGTCACTGACAATCACTCTCTGTATGACGCCCTCAAATCAACAAAACAAGTCACAGAGAAAAGGCTGCGATTGGACATTAGCGGAATCAAAGAACTCCTTCACAATAAGACAGTTAAAGAGGTGCTCTGGTCAGTGACAAAGGCTCAACTAGCTGACTGTTTAACAAAAAAGGGAGCATCACCTCTGTTCCTCTTGAAAGCACTCAGTGTAGGACTGTGGTGTTCAATTTGAATGTGTTTGccctctttaataaaaaaaaacaaacaaacaaaaaaaagaggggtaGTTTGTATGTTTGAATTTATGGGTTCTTTTACTGTTGATGTTTTGTATGCactttgcttattttttttatttgccccTGCTTCTATCAGTAAGAATTCTgatgtctttttattttcttttttttttaagaaagaagAGGGAGATTGTTAACTTTGTGTTCCTATTTGAAATGCTGTATTGTATTAAGTGTTACGGCTCCCCCTATTGTTGAACAGAGGGAAAGGTTAGACATGCGCAGTGGATGTTTGATGGGTGGTTTTTGGTGTGATGGTGGAAGAGAAGCAGGTGTTCAACTATGAgaataaaaagtttaaaaaggcAACAAACGTCGTGTTTGATTAGTACAAGTCAACAATTTTCTCCTGTGTAGTTGAGCCTCATGTTGTTAGGGGGGAATCGCCAATGATATGGGAGCAGCCAATTTGTGGCGTCATGCCTTGTACATCGCAGGCAagtttattgttaaaaaaaaatgttttccctctgCGATTGTTTAGGCTGTGGTTATTTTAGCCGCAACCTCCTccagcgttattttgccgtgaatggctGGTTGTTTAATCAGAGGAGTGAGAAATTGCCGCGTTTCCTTGGAGACATTACTAGCGGGTATGAATAAGACAAATATGCACTTTTCCCTAAAAGTGCGTTGATAGAAACGTGCACGCCTTCTCGTCGATAGCATATTAGCTTAGCGGTCGATTAGCGTCATAAACTCACGTGAATTAGATGGTGAATTACCGGTCAcggtaaaaaataaacaccgcaGATTGTTGatcttggccaaacaatacgtgaccgcttcagtattaaccaaccacagtctgtttttttttttgtttgtttgttttgttttttgttttgttgttttgtttttttgtttcccatAAGGAGTGCGTCTAATGCACTTTTGTCCACCCCCAACCACACGCGCTGCTTATATGTTTACGGCAACAGTTTTCCTGCACAATTTGAAAAcgattgttttttggttgttgttgttttttttgtttttttgtttgttttgtttattagcATATCTGACCATATCTGACCTCTTGTAGCAAAACAGCATCATAACGAAGCTCACTCCCATTTTGTTGAAGACGCGACAGAAGTCACAGAACTGGCTGCTCTTGCACACGCtcctacattgttttttgtgcagCAGCGACCAACGTGTGTACGTCCAAGTTGACACGAAGACGTATAATGTTACCATTACGTCATCACGTCAATTTCGTGATATGTCAAATTTTTATcatcaaaaaaaatacaccggtaatatcgtagacgatattttttggaacatcccTACTGACCAAATACATCCATCACAATTAATATGCCATATACtgtaatcacattttaaaacaggGAACCtctcatcaaaatttgtgtgcaACTCTTGTTTACTAGGTGGTGACGCATCTATAATCCCCATGAACGGGAAGCAGCTTGACCCGTGTCCTCCTGTCACGTCTCTGAAGAATGATCAAGGGACTGTTGGAGTCTTGAAAAGAAAAGCAGAACTACCTATTCTATGGCAAAACTCCAAGCTTTCCTCTGTTGAAGAAAATTCCCCCAAACAGACAAAACTAGAGGATATTGAAGAATATTCCTTGCCTTCGTCCTCATCTACACGTCATGATGAGCCTTCACAGAGCCCATCTGCAAAAACACATGTTGGTACTATCTCACATGCATGAGTTGATTTGAAAAAACAGTGCTTCTTTAAAACTTAGCCCTATCATCTGTGCTGGGCTGAACTCACAGGTCCATGATGTTTTCAGAACAGGAGCCAAATCTGTACCGGGTGGCCAAGCTGACCCTCTTCAACCAGGGCTGGGCTACCATAGCACAGGGCTACTGCGGGTAAAGCCCGGGCGAGGAGAGTCAACTCTGTCTCTTTCGTGCAGTGATAAGATGGCTCGCTGGGGGGTGCTGGGCTTCCAGGGAGCACTTCTGTCCCACTACCTGCAGGAGGCGCTCTACTTTAGCGCCGTGGTGGTAGGAAAGTGCCCCTTTAGCCACGAGGCCATGCAAAGAGCTTTGATCACAAGGTGAGGCAAGGTGTTTCTGCTCACAGTAATATTCCCAAAGTCGACAATCATGTTATTGAGAACGCTTATATTGTGTTTGTCCTGTGCTGTTCAGATGCTCCCATATGTCAGATCTCCCTGCCGGTTTCTCAGTGTCTCAACCACTTTTTCTCCACTCGAAATTGGAATTTCCATTCAGCCGGGCCCAGACAGAGCTCCAACACAAGGCTGGACAAGGATGCATCACAGCCTGTGGGGCAGGTAGTGTGGTCATATAATCATACGATGTTTGTCTGAAACGTTCCACGACTGGCGTCATAAAATCCAAGTTAATAACTTGGAGTAATCTCCCTGCAGTCAGCACACTTTCCTAGCcttcattaggggtgtgccatctAAAGCAccccacgattcgattcgattacgattaagGGATTTGATTATTGAGCGATTATCACGTCACTAATGATCATCACCTTTATCATGATTTttattgcatcttttttttacccaatttttttcttactttgtgGCTACTCCATACTTTTAaagtatatttgtcagtattcatTTATTAAAGTAGCCAAACCAATTTATGtccattactttttatttccaatcaCCAAATGATCCAACAGGAATGATGCAAACGATACACATACAAAACAACACAgcccttaactcttttactgccaaaaacgtgtaaTGACGTATGATAAAATcccaatgaatgccgccataaacgtgaattgacgtttactacttttttttttttttccctcagtgggcagtgcaacgtcttgtgcagcgctgccatGTCAgtggggttgtgaaatcaaaaacagccactaactatggccagcagatggcagcattgtatctcttttcaattggctccccggtgtatcaaattacaatgaaacatgacggaatctgatgaaataggacgtttttatgaatgacgtgaatgatcaaagcatttgtcacattaaatctaattcacagagtgtcactgaacaaaaaatattagcgtcaaagtcactgctgtgcagaaaatgcatcataaaaaaagctcattttctctattttttttctattttcgcttatgtcactcaaatgacctaatttcaaatggtgattactaaagaacggaataagttagaaaatgtacttgttttttttcgaatgacagaatggaatccaatctttcatatggtatccacgaTGGCTATGTAGTCACGGCACACAAATTCTGTTTACCTTGAAAGATTagtgaaaatgcttgaaatcggctggcactgtcgggttgttttttggataacgtgtggcggtaaaagagttaagcTGCTCTTTTTCACAAGAAGGTgcaaaaacaattgtttcaaaGGCAGTACTTTTCAAAAATAGATTTATGTATTACAATCAAATAAGATTTACTCTGGTGGAATGAATTCCACATTTTCtggaaaatattaaacataaagtgcctttacaaataaataagactTCTTTCAACCAAAATACTTTGTGTGTTCACAGATTTCTCTACTTTTAGCAGCGGTAGTGTTCCATCATTAAATTATCATGGAAAATAAtcgtttttagacatttttttatttgaatcaaaACCAAAATGCTTCCAAACGCTAGCTTTTAATTCTGGAGAGAAAATCTATCAGTGTTCAGTGCAACTTCCAAGTGCAGTGcaagtcaatgagttgtgaaatcaaaaacacccagtaactatggccagcagatggcagcattgtatctcttttcaatgcgcTGCCGGTGTATGGGATTACTCAACTCAcctcaagtttatttaacctcgcagcggtagctgctcggccgctaactagagctgcgaattacaatgaaacatgaaacaatctgatgaaataaaacgttttcaaggctgacgtgaatgatcaaagcctttgtaacattaaacctaatttgacggagcgtcacttaacaacaaatattagtatcaaagtcactgttgtggagaaaatttattttttcttttcaatttttgcttaaatgacctgttttcaaatggtgattaaagaacagaataaggtagaaacatacttttttttctaatgaaagaatggaatgtgatctttcatgtggtacccatgttgtatatgtggcaaaagaacacaatattctgtttgcttcgaaaaatgagttggaAAGCTCattgggtatttatttatttattttttgataacgtgtggcagtaaaagaactAACTTCCGCTGCCGCTATCCTCACCATGTTCGTTTCTTTAAGTGTCCGGGCGGTAGGCATGTCTTTCACTTTCATTTCACAAGCTGCGATAGTGTTTCTGTCATTAaattattatggaaaataacCGTTTTTCCACATTTATGAATCGTAATCTAATCATCACATGTCAAACCTCGATGAatcttaaggcctcagtatgcttctgcgagaggctcgcgtggagACGTTATGGcgtagctccgctcgtgcgtttgccttccgacttgtgcgcaatacacatcggtgtctgctggagtttcacaccaagtcccgctgtcgctatggctgggacgccacagagtgccGATTCCTCGACATTTTATGatggattcaggaagttcaatttaattcagaaacatgaaacaaagtcggggggagagtaagttcatcaccgtggcaattaattattgtcaATTTGCACcagtgtcggccgtaaactcgccaaaacacaacagccacgcgCTTAGcaaacacagatttttttttttttttttttttttaagttcttgttgttttccgcctctcgtcccaggcacatatccacatgcacagccgtggtctccgagcaggaagtcgatttgcgccgccagttgtcttcacggaaactatctgggcagggggcggggagagagaggaaaaaaaaaagaaaaaacgccattgaACGGACCAATccgaagcgagctacgccccgccatctacggcgttcaaggattggcgacgtgtgcaccgcagccggccacgagcgacgcggcacttaaaattcatggctcgcgtcgatcatgtgacctacggcgttcatcaacgcgagagcaaacgtggaggcataaattaggcttaataCTAGATGTATTGGAACACCCCTAGCCTTCATGTACTcctggatttttcttttttttttttctctctctctctcttcaagATCCTTCACAGCTTTGTCGTCGCGACCATCTTAGTTTCAACCAGGTTTTCAAAATGTGACCTTTTGATGACACGCTTGATCTTAAGAAATTAGAGGCATGGCAATGTTCTTTTCAGTCAGGATCTGTCGCATCGTCTGATGAATCAAACACTGAAGGGGAAAACCCATcatggaacttttctgacacacctttTACACACGCGGCCAAACATAACGTGATGGTTTGGAGCGAGTACAGCCATGAAAGGGTGCTAGTGGATAGCCAAGCAAGGAGCAAAAATTGGCTGAATGTTCACATGTACTCCCTGTTAaaagacccaaaaaaaacacatcttttCAGATAGGGTtaatcctaaccctaacccttaacccttgcacaaaaaataaataaaaaataataaaaaaaattcaggctGGTAAGCAAGACACAccattttagcatttttcttCGTCATTCATTATTGTCGTCCGGCAGTCGGGGTCGtgccaaacaaaaataaataaataaataaaatgcttacTTCCTCGGTTCAGCAGTGACTGGAACAGGCAGGATTGTCATCTGTCGGAGCATGAATGCATGGCCCCCAACAAACATGAAGGTGAAAGGCTTCACTTCACTGGCGTTAAACTGCTCTTTTTGACGGCCGCAAAAGTTGATCCCCATTCACGTTTATTCCTCTGACTTTTTGGCTTCAGGAAACAAATAAAGAATGCATCCTTCACATGTGGACGGTTGTAGTGTCTCGAGTGATTTCTGCAAGTTCCATAACAGCTTTGTTTACTCTGCATGGTTTTTTTCtggagataaacgagaacaAATCACAACTTGCATGGATCGTCAATGAGCCGGCTTCTTTTTGACCTCCTTCCGGTTCAAGCTGCTCAAGTCACGTGGCCTTGCGGTCTAAAATAGCATTCGTGCGGTACCCCATCACATCTTCTATTCAATGTTTATGGGTTTCAGCTGTCAGCTGGTGTAAAGTACCTGAGCAGCCACTTGACGTCACTGCCAGCGGCTTCAAACAAGGAGTGACCAAGAAGGCCCTGGGTACAGCAAAAGCAAGGTCATCATACAGTACTCTTGTAATAttcataattaaaaacaaatacattggaTTGTTTTTCTTACTGCAGATTTTCTGTTAAAGTATTAATTATTGGATGTGTGTCCATTTTCCCTATCTCTCTTGCTCGCTCTCTCGCACGctctttccctctaggtctgCTTTGTGTAAATTGGaactttttcattcattcttGGTTCTGGTGTCGTCCACTGACGCTTCTTCACTTCCTGACTCTCTCAGGTACCACAACAAAGGCTCTTTCATAATATCACACGTTACCTTTAACCATCAATAAAACATCTGGCTGTTAATCTGCAGTTTATCTTTCAAATTGTTCATGAACTGTGAAACAGTAATGCAGAACTAACTGAAATATGTGCCCCTttcttaacttatttgctcctaaaaacgtatgaaatgttctattttaaatattgccatggtcccaaaaacgtattattatttatttattttttaaatgctagagcaggggtgtcaaactcatgttagctcaggggccgcatggaggaaaatatataccaagtgggccgcaacGGTATATAACATAAAAAAGATTGTCGTCAATTATAcccagattttcgctatttatgtgccagccctaaattacggagctcaactgtaatcatattgttccataaataatacaaatgcaaatggaacatcgacctgttttgcatatatattgttcccagaatgcactgcatggctcagttaatgacgttataaggacgctaatccttgtcctATGTAATTGAATTTGTCGTATTTAACAAGTTTGTcggtcaaaaatgaaaaataaataaataaatccatccatccatccatcatctaccaCTTATCTGGGGTCGATcgcaggggcagcagctttagcaggaaaacccagacttccctctccccagccacttcaaccagctcctccggctggctcccaaggcgttcccaggccagccgagagacatagcgTGTCCTGgctcgtccccggggcctcccggcagtggggacatgcccggaacacctcctcagggaggcgtccaggaagcatcccaaccagatgcccgagccacctcagttggctcctctcaacacggaggagcagcggctagactctgagtccctcccggatgaccgagcttctcaccctatctctaagggagagcccggacaccctgcgtaggaaactcattttggtcacttgtatccgggatcttgtccttttggtcacgacccacagctcgtgacaatagttggaacgtagatcgaccagtaaatcgagagctttacctttcgactcagctccttcttcaccacaacagaccgatacagcgtccgcatcactgcagacgctgcaccgatccgcctgtcgatctctcgctccatcctaccctcactcgtgaacaagaccccaagatacttggaCCTCATCCCCGACCCAGAGAGGgaacgccacccttttccgactgaggaccatggtctcggatttggaggtgctgatcttcatcccaaccgcttcacactcggctgcgaaccgctccagtgagagttggagatcccggcttgatgaagccaacagcaccacatcatctgcaaagagcagagatgcaatgctgaggccaccaaaccccACTCCCTCGACGCCTCGGCtgcacctagaaattctgtccataaaagttatgaacagaattgatgacaaagggcaaccttggcggagtccaaccctcaccggaaacgaattcGACTTACTGCTGACAATGCGGATCAGACTTTGACACCGGtcatacagggaccgaacagcccgtatcagggggcccggtaccacGTACTCCCCGGAGCACCCACCACAGGATTCcctgagggacacggtcgaacgccttctctaAATCCACAAAGCACATTTAACCCTCCGTGAGTCATCACCTtatcgtggtggaggggtttgcgtgtcccgatgatcctaggagctatgttgtctggggctttatgtccctggcagggtcacccatggcaaacaggtcctaggtgaggggccaaaCAAAGCATGGCTCAGAAGACTCCTCATGATGATAGACATAAATGGATCTAGtgttcccttgcccggacgcgggtcaccttggcccccctctggagccaggcctggaggcggggctcgaagGCGAGcgtctggtggccgggcctgcacccatggggcctggccgggcacagcccgaaaagGCAACGTAGGTCCCCCTCCtcatgggctcaccacctgtgaggggggccaaaggggtcgggtgcatag from Festucalex cinctus isolate MCC-2025b chromosome 3, RoL_Fcin_1.0, whole genome shotgun sequence harbors:
- the adat1 gene encoding tRNA-specific adenosine deaminase 1 isoform X1, yielding MVNADEIAILCYERFNELPRRGKPEPGREWTSLAAVVKITRCARSDRVEKEVVSLGTGTKCIGRNAMSPKGDVLNDSHAEVIARRGCLRYLTQELHRAVSGRGSSVFCQAVDQGKWRLQPGISFLFFTSHTPCGDASIIPMNGKQLDPCPPVTSLKNDQGTVGVLKRKAELPILWQNSKLSSVEENSPKQTKLEDIEEYSLPSSSSTRHDEPSQSPSAKTHVHDVFRTGAKSVPGGQADPLQPGLGYHSTGLLRVKPGRGESTLSLSCSDKMARWGVLGFQGALLSHYLQEALYFSAVVVGKCPFSHEAMQRALITRCSHMSDLPAGFSVSQPLFLHSKLEFPFSRAQTELQHKAGQGCITACGAAVSWCKVPEQPLDVTASGFKQGVTKKALGTAKARSALCKLELFHSFLVLVSSTDASSLPDSLRFSPRGVFSTTQSELMPTTRSDDATSSQSSPVMTYLLASESRPGSSNQCRVSGDCPTTPYESTTVTFQPVDDTASDHKMAPCTHWSLLTTHNDNASSIQTAAAYRGGKKLLNLVEV
- the adat1 gene encoding tRNA-specific adenosine deaminase 1 isoform X2, which gives rise to MVNADEIAILCYERFNELPRRGKPEPGREWTSLAAVVKITRCARSDRGDVLNDSHAEVIARRGCLRYLTQELHRAVSGRGSSVFCQAVDQGKWRLQPGISFLFFTSHTPCGDASIIPMNGKQLDPCPPVTSLKNDQGTVGVLKRKAELPILWQNSKLSSVEENSPKQTKLEDIEEYSLPSSSSTRHDEPSQSPSAKTHVHDVFRTGAKSVPGGQADPLQPGLGYHSTGLLRVKPGRGESTLSLSCSDKMARWGVLGFQGALLSHYLQEALYFSAVVVGKCPFSHEAMQRALITRCSHMSDLPAGFSVSQPLFLHSKLEFPFSRAQTELQHKAGQGCITACGAAVSWCKVPEQPLDVTASGFKQGVTKKALGTAKARSALCKLELFHSFLVLVSSTDASSLPDSLRFSPRGVFSTTQSELMPTTRSDDATSSQSSPVMTYLLASESRPGSSNQCRVSGDCPTTPYESTTVTFQPVDDTASDHKMAPCTHWSLLTTHNDNASSIQTAAAYRGGKKLLNLVEV
- the adat1 gene encoding tRNA-specific adenosine deaminase 1 isoform X3, with amino-acid sequence MLYSQRICLRSSRLFALNPLQCFRGYLTQELHRAVSGRGSSVFCQAVDQGKWRLQPGISFLFFTSHTPCGDASIIPMNGKQLDPCPPVTSLKNDQGTVGVLKRKAELPILWQNSKLSSVEENSPKQTKLEDIEEYSLPSSSSTRHDEPSQSPSAKTHVHDVFRTGAKSVPGGQADPLQPGLGYHSTGLLRVKPGRGESTLSLSCSDKMARWGVLGFQGALLSHYLQEALYFSAVVVGKCPFSHEAMQRALITRCSHMSDLPAGFSVSQPLFLHSKLEFPFSRAQTELQHKAGQGCITACGAAVSWCKVPEQPLDVTASGFKQGVTKKALGTAKARSALCKLELFHSFLVLVSSTDASSLPDSLRFSPRGVFSTTQSELMPTTRSDDATSSQSSPVMTYLLASESRPGSSNQCRVSGDCPTTPYESTTVTFQPVDDTASDHKMAPCTHWSLLTTHNDNASSIQTAAAYRGGKKLLNLVEV